In Raphanus sativus cultivar WK10039 chromosome 5, ASM80110v3, whole genome shotgun sequence, the following proteins share a genomic window:
- the LOC108862554 gene encoding putative pentatricopeptide repeat-containing protein At1g53330, whose translation MSAVKNISSFRLASLLRREKNPSAAIKLFQNPDPESTNPKRPFRYSLLCYDLIITRLGSSKMFHELDQVLLQLKSDTRIVPTEILFCNVINYFGRGRLPARALHVFDEMPQYRCQRTVKSVNSLLSALLKCGAFDEMKEVLSRIDEYGKPDACTYNILIDGYSRSGCFDDALKLFDEMVKKKVKPTGVTFGTLVNGLCKNFKVKEALKMKHDMLKVYGVYPTVHVYASLIKALCQMGELSLAFKLKDEAYEGKIKVDSAIYSTLISSLIKAGRSEEVSGILEEMRGKGCEPDTVTYNVLINGFCVENDLESAYGVLDQMVEKGVKPDVIGYNMILGALFRIQNWKEGTYLFEDMPRRGCVPDILSYRIVFDGLCQGSQFEEAAVVLDEMLFKGYKPRKDRLERFLQRLSESGKLEILGKVIGSLNKGNSVDADFWSVIMRIVCKEPAISDSVDLLLNTLKEEGLSSTMQHC comes from the coding sequence ATGTCCGCTGTGAAAAACATCTCCTCCTTCAGGCTCGCCTCTCTTCTCCGCCGCGAGAAAAACCCTTCCGCCGCCATCAAGCTATTCCAAAACCCCGATCCAGAATCAACAAACCCGAAACGACCCTTCAGATACTCGCTCCTCTGCTACGATCTCATCATCACGAGACTCGGCAGCTCCAAGATGTTCCACGAGCTAGACCAGGTCCTCCTCCAGCTCAAGTCCGATACCAGAATCGTCCCAACGGAGATCCTATTCTGCAACGTGATCAACTACTTCGGCCGCGGAAGATTACCCGCTCGCGCGCTCCAcgtgttcgacgaaatgcctcAGTACCGATGCCAACGCACCGTCAAATCCGTGAACTCTCTGTTGAGTGCGCTCTTAAAGTGCGGAGCTTTCGATGAGATGAAGGAAGTTCTTTCGAGGATTGATGAGTACGGTAAGCCAGACGCTTGTACTTACAATATACTGATCGATGGGTATTCTAGGAGCGGGTGTTTCGATGATGCCTTGAAGCTGTTCGATGAAATGGTCAAGAAGAAGGTGAAACCCACCGGTGTAACTTTCGGGACGCTGGTTAATGGGTTATGTAAGAACTTTAAGGTGAAGGAAGCGTTGAAGATGAAGCACGATATGTTGAAAGTGTATGGAGTATATCCCACGGTTCATGTTTATGCATCGTTGATCAAAGCGTTATGTCAAATGGGGGAATTGAGTTTGGCGTTTAAGCTAAAGGATGAAGCTTACGAAGGAAAGATTAAAGTAGACTCGGCTATCTACTCTACGTTGATTAGCTCGCTTATAAAAGCTGGAAGGTCAGAAGAGGTCTCAGGGATCTTGGAGGAAATGAGAGGAAAAGGGTGTGAACCGGATACAGTGACTTACAATGTACTGATTAACGGGTTCTGTGTTGAGAATGATTTGGAATCAGCTTATGGAGTTCTGGATCAGATGGTTGAGAAGGGTGTGAAGCCAGATGTTATAGGCTACAACATGATACTTGGTGCCTTGTTTAGAATCCAAAACTGGAAAGAAGGAACTTACTTGTTTGAAGATATGCCTCGGAGGGGTTGCGTCCCTGATATATTGTCTTATAGGATAGTTTTCGATGGGCTTTGCCAAGGTTCACAGTTTGAAGAAGCAGCGGTTGTCTTGGACGAAATGCTTTTCAAAGGCTACAAGCCTCGCAAGGATAGGCTAGAGAGATTTCTGCAAAGGCTATCTGAGAGTGGAAAGTTGGAGATTCTCGGTAAAGTTATCGGTAGCTTGAATAAAGGGAATTCTGTTGATGCAGATTTTTGGTCGGTAATTATGCGTATAGTGTGCAAAGAACCTGCAATATCTGATTCTGTTGATTTATTGTTAAACACATTGAAGGAAGAGGGTCTTTCATCAACAATGCAGCACTGCTAG
- the LOC108862558 gene encoding uncharacterized protein LOC108862558 — MNLGVKMVPKKMAVLYHYPCHDGVFAALAAHLYFSANSIPSIFFPNTVYSPITMSQLPLQDISHLYLLDFTGPPGFVQRVSPNVDNVVILDHHKTAIESLGDVSSTCKNVTKVLDVGRSGATIAFDYFTRKLMEESRGNCREMNDFRRMRRVYEYIEDADIWKWELPESKAFNSGIVDLGIEYDLNQNESLFQQLLSLDHESVIKRGKESLSRKHKLIQEALEQSYEIVLGGDEEFGRCLAVNADEIAELRSELGNQLAEKSGRMRLRGVGAVVYRVPELEDETKLKISLRSVAEEDTTQVSQRFGGGGHKNASSFLLSSVELELWKVKRYSSSNTLLK, encoded by the coding sequence ATGAATCTTGGAGTGAAGATGGTGCCAAAGAAGATGGCGGTTCTCTACCATTACCCTTGCCATGACGGTGTTTTTGCTGCCTTGGCTGCTCATCTCTACTTCTCAGCAAACTCAATCCCTTCGATTTTCTTCCCAAACACAGTCTACTCTCCTATCACAATGAGCCAGCTTCCTCTCCAAGATATCAGCCATCTCTATCTTCTTGATTTCACAGGACCGCCAGGTTTTGTCCAACGAGTCTCTCCCAACGTTGACAATGTAGTCATCCTCGACCACCATAAAACCGCTATTGAGAGCCTCGGTGATGTCTCTTCCACTTGCAAGAACGTCACCAAAGTTTTGGACGTAGGGAGAAGCGGCGCCACCATTGCGTTTGACTATTTTACTCGGAAGCTGATGGAAGAGTCTCGAGGAAACTGCAGAGAGATGAATGATTTCAGGAGAATGAGGCGTGTTTACGAGTACATTGAAGACGCAGATATCTGGAAGTGGGAACTACCAGAGAGCAAAGCATTCAACAGCGGGATCGTGGACTTAGGGATCGAATACGATCTCAATCAGAACGAGTCACTGTTTCAGCAGCTACTCTCGTTGGATCATGAAAGCGTGATCAAAAGAGGGAAAGAGAGTTTGTCAAGGAAACATAAACTGATTCAGGAGGCGCTGGAACAGTCCTACGAGATTGTTCTTGGAGGTGATGAAGAGTTTGGTCGGTGTTTGGCTGTAAATGCAGATGAGATTGCAGAGCTTAGAAGCGAACTAGGGAATCAATTGGCTGAGAAGAGCGGGCGTATGAGATTACGAGGCGTTGGAGCTGTTGTTTACAGAGTCCCAGAGCTTGAGGATGAGACAAAACTGAAAATAAGTTTGAGGAGTGTTGCAGAAGAAGACACAACACAGGTTTCACAGAGATTCGGAGGTGGTGGTCATAAAAACGCAAGCTCCTTCCTGTTAAGCTCAGTGGAGTTGGAGCTATGGAAGGTGAAAAGATACTCTTCTTCTAATACATTATTGAAGTAG